One part of the Ziziphus jujuba cultivar Dongzao chromosome 2, ASM3175591v1 genome encodes these proteins:
- the LOC107419301 gene encoding small ribosomal subunit protein uS4y, producing MVHVSFYRNYGKTFKKPRRPYEKERLDAELKLVGEYGLRCKRELWRVQYALSRIRNNARMLLTLDEKNPRRIFEGEALLRRMNRYGLLDENQNKLDYVLALTVENFLERRLQTLVFKSGMAKSIHHARVLIRQRHIRVGRQVVNIPSFMVRLDSQKHIDFSLTSPFGGGRPGRVKRKNQKAAAKKAAGGDGDEEDED from the exons ATGGTCCACGTCTCGTTCTACCGCAATT ATGGGAAGACATTTAAGAAGCCCCGCCGTCCTTATGAAAAGGAGCGTTTGGATGCTGAGCTGAAACTTGTTGGAGAGTATGGACTCCGTTGTAAGAGAGAGCTCTGGAGAGTTCAGTATGCACTGAGTCGTATTCGTAATAATGCAAGAATGCTTCTGACCCTTGATGAGAAGAACCCCCGTCGAATTTTTGAGGGTGAGGCTCTTCTTAGGAGGATGAACCGATATGGCCTTCTGGATGAGAATCAGAACAAGCTCGATTATGTCTTAGCGTTGACTGTTGAGAACTTTCTTGAGAGGCGTCTACAGACTCTTGTATTCAAGTCTGGTATGGCCAAGTCCATTCACCATGCCCGTGTTCTCATCAGGCAGAGGCATATCAG GGTTGGGAGGCAGGTTGTCAACATTCCCTCATTCATGGTACGACTAGATTCTCAGAAACACATTGATTTCTCACTTACAAGTCCATTTGGTGGTGGACGACCTGGAAGAGTGAAGCGAAAGAACCAGAAGGCAGCCGCCAAGAAGGCTGCTGGAGGAGACGGAGATGAGGAGGATGAGGATTGA
- the LOC107419288 gene encoding microtubule-associated protein RP/EB family member 1A isoform X1 translates to MATNIGMMDSAYFVGRNEILTWINNRLQLNLSRIEEAASGAVQCQMMDMTYPGVVPMHKVNFDAKTEYDMIQNYKVLQDVFNKLKIEKHIEVNRLVKGRPLDNLEFLQWLKRYCDSVNGGIMNENYNPVERRSKGGKERNPKGSQKNSKSLQSNNMHNPGYGDTVGLKTTARKISAAAGGADSSGEVQALSKEITDLKLSVDLLEKERDFYFAKLRDIEILCQGPELENLPMAIAVKKILYAADAKESALAEAQDYLFEAMNGGENETENEP, encoded by the exons ATGGCGACGAACATAGGGATGATGGACAGCGCGTACTTCGTTGGCAGGAATGAGATTTTGACGTGGATTAACAATCGCCTTCAGCTTAATCTCTCTCGCATTGAAGAG GCTGCATCTGGTGCTGTCCAATGTCAGATGATGGACATGACCTATCCAGGAGTTGTTCCAATGCACAAG GTCAATTTTGATGCAAAGACAGAATATGATATGATCCAAAACTATAAAGTTCTACAGGATGTGTTCAACAAgttgaaaattgaaaag CACATTGAAGTCAACAGACTTGTTAAAGGCCGACCTTTAGACAACTTGGAGTTCTTACAATGGCTGAAGCGCTACTGTGATTCTGTAAATGGTGGCATTATGAATGA GAATTATAACCCTGTGGAGCGAAGAAGTAAGGGAGGGAAAGAGCGAAATCCCAAGGGTTCTCAGAAGAACTCAAAATCACTGCAATCTAACAATATGCATAACCCTGGTTATGGGGATACTGTTGGTCTTAAAACAACTG CAAGGAAGATAAGTGCAGCTGCAGGTGGGGCGGATTCTTCTGGTGAAGTCCAGGCATTATCGAAAGAG ATCACAGATCTCAAGCTTTCAGTTGACCttttggaaaaagaaagggACTTTTACTTTGCAAAACTACGGGATATAGAAATACTTTGTCAGGGTCCTGAATTGGAAAATCTACCG ATGGCTATAGCAGTAAAGAAGATACTGTATGCTGCCGATGCAAAAGAATCAGCACTTGCTGAAGCTCAGGATTATCTTTTTGAAGCCATGAATGGTGGGGAAAATGAAACGGAAAACGAACCTTGA
- the LOC107419288 gene encoding microtubule-associated protein RP/EB family member 1A isoform X2, translating into MMDMTYPGVVPMHKVNFDAKTEYDMIQNYKVLQDVFNKLKIEKHIEVNRLVKGRPLDNLEFLQWLKRYCDSVNGGIMNENYNPVERRSKGGKERNPKGSQKNSKSLQSNNMHNPGYGDTVGLKTTARKISAAAGGADSSGEVQALSKEITDLKLSVDLLEKERDFYFAKLRDIEILCQGPELENLPMAIAVKKILYAADAKESALAEAQDYLFEAMNGGENETENEP; encoded by the exons ATGATGGACATGACCTATCCAGGAGTTGTTCCAATGCACAAG GTCAATTTTGATGCAAAGACAGAATATGATATGATCCAAAACTATAAAGTTCTACAGGATGTGTTCAACAAgttgaaaattgaaaag CACATTGAAGTCAACAGACTTGTTAAAGGCCGACCTTTAGACAACTTGGAGTTCTTACAATGGCTGAAGCGCTACTGTGATTCTGTAAATGGTGGCATTATGAATGA GAATTATAACCCTGTGGAGCGAAGAAGTAAGGGAGGGAAAGAGCGAAATCCCAAGGGTTCTCAGAAGAACTCAAAATCACTGCAATCTAACAATATGCATAACCCTGGTTATGGGGATACTGTTGGTCTTAAAACAACTG CAAGGAAGATAAGTGCAGCTGCAGGTGGGGCGGATTCTTCTGGTGAAGTCCAGGCATTATCGAAAGAG ATCACAGATCTCAAGCTTTCAGTTGACCttttggaaaaagaaagggACTTTTACTTTGCAAAACTACGGGATATAGAAATACTTTGTCAGGGTCCTGAATTGGAAAATCTACCG ATGGCTATAGCAGTAAAGAAGATACTGTATGCTGCCGATGCAAAAGAATCAGCACTTGCTGAAGCTCAGGATTATCTTTTTGAAGCCATGAATGGTGGGGAAAATGAAACGGAAAACGAACCTTGA
- the LOC107419300 gene encoding pectinesterase 3: MDSINFAKGYGKVNSNHLEVEDRVPNSTNPHPKIHQKRLVAILALLLLSLLIGLMVGDLIHESNTESPESPSSSTTNSAQSSLRAVCNVTRYPDSCFSSISSLNNPPESDPEAIFKLSLRVSIAELTKVSSSLKAMNQQKETALSDCQGQIEGALSQLNDSVSAMEVVGPGEKMLTEGKIRDIQTWISAAVTDQDTCLDGLEEMGSTFVDEVKKMMQKSKEYTSNALAIVANFNTILQNLHVSLH, from the coding sequence ATGGATTCTATCAACTTCGCCAAAGGCTATGGCAAAGTAAACTCAAACCATCTTGAAGTTGAAGATCGGGTCCCAAACTCAACAAATCCACATCCAAAAATCCATCAAAAACGTCTCGTCGCCATTTTAGCTCTCCTCCTCCTGTCTCTGCTCATCGGCTTAATGGTCGGAGATCTCATACACGAGTCCAACACCGAGTCGCCCGAGTCTCCCTCTTCTTCCACCACCAACTCGGCCCAGTCATCCCTCAGGGCTGTCTGCAACGTGACTCGGTATCCGGACTCATGCTTCTCCAGCATATCCTCCCTAAATAACCCGCCAGAATCTGACCCAGAAGCCATTTTCAAGCTCTCTCTGCGAGTCTCCATTGCTGAGCTGACGAAGGTCTCATCCTCGTTGAAGGCCATGAACCAACAAAAAGAAACCGCTCTGAGTGATTGCCAGGGTCAGATTGAAGGAGCGCTAAGTCAACTCAACGACTCGGTGTCGGCAATGGAGGTGGTGGGTCCGGGAGAGAAGATGCTGACGGAAGGGAAGATCAGGGACATCCAGACGTGGATCAGCGCGGCGGTGACGGATCAGGACACGTGTCTGGATGGGTTGGAGGAGATGGGATCAACGTTTGTTGATGAGGTGAAGAAGATGATGCAAAAGTCCAAGGAGTACACAAGCAATGCCTTGGCCATTGTTGCTAATTTCAACACCATTCTTCAGAACCTCCATGTGTCCCTTCACTGA